In Planococcus citri chromosome 4, ihPlaCitr1.1, whole genome shotgun sequence, the genomic window aatcgttCATCGTCGTATCCTTGAACAGGCATTTGTAggtcttaaaaaattattagaaaaaaaaacacgtcaagATTATAAAGAAGCCTTTTTGTTTATGCGCTCCAACCTCCAgtatgattttctttttacgTCTCTAAcaaaattcgttatttttttcttattgttaCAGTTTACAATTTGATCCGGCACCGAGACGCGGAGAACCACACGTAACTCGTAGAACACccgattattttttataaatttctgtATTAATATTATTTCTATTACTATATTGATTTGttattaagaagaaaaaaaaaatccgatttttaTAAACATAATAAAATACTTATATACGTTTTTGTGTAGAggtaaagaatgaaaaaaacccTATTTCTAATATTTATAAACCTAATATTTGTAACGTGTTTGGCACGcggtttataaatttttatttatttattttttttctccttaatATATCGCAGGAAAGTATCCGTACGAATAAAATGTCTTTGCTCTATAACGGGAGAAAAAAccgatagttttttttattcgcctTTTTTTTAGTATACAAAATGGTACATTTTCGTTATTCGGAATTCATAtcgtaaattattttattaagtGCGTGAGAATGATGGAGGAGATAACGAGCGCGAGATTTTTTTATGCTCGACCaaataattgataaataaaGCGTaacgtagcaaaaaaaaaaagtgaaattatacGATTGTGTAACGATTGCGAAAACTTGGTGGTAACGATTTGACGCGcattttgtcaataatttttagtCCCGGGACCAAGGTAATTTGAATCTCAGGGGGTTAAATACGATAGAAAAACTAGCGACcgaattgatcgaaaaaattaaaaataaaattcctgtgacaaaattttcatcgctGCTGCGTAACGAAATTGGCAACGTGTTGGATACTTAACGAAAGGTTTGAAATTCTGTAATATTCTCCTCTTCTCGCCTACTTTACACATGTAATCAGGGATATAGCTTAGATTTTAGTGATAGTTCGCTTTGCTCATAGCAAGTAGAGCTTATATTGAAAACATTTGTACATTTTAATGTAATTTATtacctgttttgttttttcttttctgttgtTTTTCTAACACGTTCGGTTCGCGAAGTGCTTTTTATTCGTTCTTTGTCATCCTCTcgttctgttttgtttttttttctgttttcaaatcgtgtgtgtttttttttgttgtaaaaaagtTATCGCTTTAATGTTATCGAGTTGTAACGTCATTTTTACaccttaaaaatattttacaactctaaaaaaaaaaatcttaaccCACGACTGCTGGACTGCTTCGATAGCTACCTTCGCTCATCCCTTGCCTCTCCcatctgtttatttttttggtaaattgttctAGCGTAATTGTATATTTTGTAAAGACGGGTAATTTTTACTAATGAGATTCGTTCttcgttgtattttttctttctgtccTTTACCCCTTCTGTgtatttgttttgaattgattttctcTCAAGCTGTATAGCGAACGTTGGATAGGTTTCGCGCTTCTAACGAATGGATATTGAATAAGAATTTATTATTACCggatttatgtaattttataagtattttGTTGGTTTATaaaatgagctaaaaaaaaaaatagcgcaGCATcggtcgagttttttttttacgagaaaaaaaccCAATTCTAAATGCGTACGATATTTTAGTATTATCGGTTATATTTTTGAAGACAGGTGCTAGTTATACGATTATGTAGAAACATTTGATTATGTACGAGTTCTGTAATTACACGTAAAGCGAAGTAGGATCCACTTCTAGTCAAAGGAAAAATCGtgtaaattttttggccatGTAGGAAAATCGACACCTTGAAGAgaaatttcgattgttttctCTTTTCGAGTATTGTGCTATAATTATAAgtgtaaattgaaaatgttgcatTTCTACTTCGCTTTACGTTCGATAACGAAATGCAAACGAGTCTGTATAAATGACTGTGTTCGCAGTATGTGGCTGATTGCGTAGTTTGACGTGATCGTGTGTAAAATTTTACctattacttgaaaaaaaaacacaaaatcccTCGGTAGGTTTCTTCGTACGTACGATATGTTTGCTTTTTGTCGTTTCCACCACACTCTTCTCTGTTTTTtctacgagtgaaaaaaaaaatatggaataacTAACGAAAACGTGTATTGTAATATGTTACTATTCTTTACAGTGTAAACTTTAGTTGAAGTTAACAATTATCGCATTGTGTcctcattaaaaattttatttatttttatgcgcttaaattataataaatttatatCAGCAATAAAAGTTGCATGCTACTCATTGTGTGATATTTCATTTGTCGTATTTTTTCCCTATTCTAAGCGTGCCGTGCGTTTGATGAAATCACTGTGTTTGTGTACCGTTTGTTGTATGAGCTCTTGGCTCTTGATTGAAGGTGAAGGTTGGTCATTGGCGAATCGCTGCCTTCGACGAGGtgttatttttcatctcaagtTTCCTAGTCGTCTTATTATTATGTAAACACgagatatttttgtatttttttttacacgatcAAAGATTGTAATTATGGCAACGGCAGAAAATCATGATTCGTTTGAAGATCACGCTGAATTCAagttgggaggggaggggggatgttgaagttgattcatttttcgtGACAACTCGAATAATTATTGGAAGattcaatgaggaaaaaaataggtgatGAATGATATGATGTTCTTGAAATAGGTATTCGTTATTTGCCACTACAAAcatccaatttaaaaaaaaaatagggagtAGGGATGAAAAAGTCACCCTAAAGTAGTTTTGGAGAGGAGTGGGATAGAAGACTTCTAGgatttccattcatttttatttttgttaatgaATGGACAAAAGTTTATTATGAgccaatgaaaataaattaacctACTGTTTTTATTACTTACACAAAATCTTACCATTCTTTTGATtcaaaaagtggtaattttaaaaatggcaatACCACAAGCCCTTCATTTTCCAATAAAGACTTATTGGCAGAGAAAACAGAAATCAGACGCTGCAATTTTTGATGCTTTTAGAACTTGGCCTCAAATCTACAAATTTATTTTGGATCCAGGGAAAacgacgaggaaaaaattttcatttagaaaaaattaacattgttttttatgaattaaaaacaaaatatttttctaaaacgttatcataatttaaaaatgagaagaaaaattctgattcaaATTTGCATTTAGAATAATTACctgctcaattttcaaaattatgtaattttttcaaatcttggctcaactttttgcgaaaaaaaacgaaCCAAAAATGCTGATAATACTTATCTCAAcatttcacttcaaaaatctcactttttgttaTAATCGCCCAACAAAAAGTTAAAAACTGTAAACTTTTCgcctttttactaaaaatgttgaaagttatttgtactcaaaaatccagtaatttttgcaaaaatagtttttcaccaaaatttgccaaaaaatcacgtttttcaccaaaaattaaagtcACGCTTTTTGCCTAATTccgaaaattttatattttgcaccaaaatttccaatgcttcacttttttcccaaaaaatcagtcaaaagtctctttttttcagaaattgtcaaatGCTATAAAATTGTCTAAATCTGCtggaaattctcatttttttccaaaaagcttttttgttttttttttcaaataaattgtaaaagttttgatttttgccaaaaattactcaaagcTTTCACCTTTTTactaaatctcatttttttgtctgaaaatttcgaaaaagtttcagTTTCTGGCCTAAAATGGCTAAAAGCCGTGCATTTTGCTAGAATTTTCAACGTCtcggtttttgccaaaaatcaacgaaataaGTTATCTtaatttttagacaaaaattgcGACCAAGTGTTACTTTTTTcgtcaataatttccaaaaaaaacctccTACTTTTCGCCAAAACTATTGAAGTCTCGATCGAGttttattttgtgatttttttctgcattaaaatgtttagCTCACGTATATCACTTTTTTGGATGCTTATAtatagtgtatttttttggaaaaaattgatacatcaAACCTTGCATTattgatttacttttttttaagggTTGCGAAGAGCACGAGcttcttttttgaattcaatacTCACCtgaactgatgaaattttatttgcgTTTCCTTGAAAAGAagtcatttttcttcaatttttggacgCTATCAATCTTTTTAGAATGACAATTTCTAATGTTCAAGGTTCAGTtgcatcaaaactttttgatttttcagattttgaagtTCTTTAAAAcgtgaaagtaaattttttgagcgaACAGATCGTGTACTTTTTCATAGAGGGCCTCTATTTTTACTcgtatcatttaaaaaatttcaaattataattcaaACATCataaaacttgagaattttaccattttgagacagtaggtaggtactaggtagattACTTGCCTCATTCTTTAATATTGAACTTCAAAAGTCggcattcaaaaagaaaaaaatcatacttaatGCAGGTAAAATTACCAcaatttacatttaaattacaaaattcatcgGGTAACAAAGTACATTTGACGTTCTGAAtaatcaatttcagaaaatcccACAAATAACTAATAAAATTGGAAGTGAAAAGAACAATAGTGTTGAAACTTTAATGCAAAGTTCACCTATAAGACTCGTATAAAACACTCGGTAGGATATCATATCAATTTCCCATCAAAGAATCGTAAAAATCTCAAGGAAAATTGAGCGTAtttaaaaatagggtacaaGAACCTCACAACTTATCAGATTTTTCACAAGGCCAAACAcactttatttcaaatttctcaaatatttccGTATCGTTATTTCAATATCTCTAATTGGTAACCGCTAAGCTCAATATTTGTAAATAGAAAATACATAAATCAATGTAAGATATGATCAATTACGTTTTCAGTACTATTGGCTTCATTttcatgatggaaaaattttatcgagtgaTTATCGTTGATGCGTGGTAATGGTATCTCACCAATAGTCAATGCCctgaagtgaaaaattatctataTCTTTCGTTTTGAAAGAATACTCTCAAAGTAATTCTAAATCAGTTGGTtataaacaaaaacagaaacgaattcacgagatgaaaaaaagtgatacacgcaattaattaaaacacaccaaatacgaaatttaatttcattacaTTTCAGTCTTTtcgcattaaaaattaaaattgtgcgcttaattggataaaaaaaaacacaaagatTTAGGTATACAATACGGAACATGAAACCCACAACACCAATAATGAACCAAACAACATTGTAACATAAAACCACACGATAATCAAAAGATCTTGTTCGAAAACAGGAAAAttgatgagagaaaaaaaactgggaAAACGAGGAAAGAAAATTATAGCTTAGGAATATCAAGCTAaacgtatcaattttttcaaaaggattgaattttgattatgaaATGACCCATGTTTAAATGCATTCATATTTTTAGCCTTTCGCTTTATAGTTTCATTCCGGTATCGAGTTGTAATGTTTGCTTCATGAGTTCGTAAACTGAAAACGAAACTGCTACCATAGGTATGGCTCGCAAATAATTTATACTCATGCCTCGATATAAGCCATGAACAACTCCATTTGATTGATAGATTTCAACCAATGTGCTTACCATACCTTTCCTGAAATTTAAACAAGCGTTAGTCATTTATTCGgatttaaaatatgtacgatGATTTCCAGTGTGCAAAAACTAACCCAAATTTTTGCGTTTCGGGGTTCATCATAGCTAACTGCATTCTCCTCCTGGTTACATCTAGAGGATAAGAAAAGCTTTGTGCTATGGCTCCGGCGAAACCGCCACAAAGAAGCTTAGCAGGAACCGTCAAAACTACTCCTCctagaagaaaaaattccatttgaattttgaacgatCCAAATACTCGTTAATTTTCTCATTTAGGTATGCAAATTATACCTGTGTTACGATTACACGGAGTACAAGTCCACTGAGGTGCGTACTTCATACAActatatttcaacatttcaaaagtaTAAAAAGAGAATCCAGCGTACGGAAACATACCGCATAAAGTTGGTAAGAATCCCCTGTATAACCCGCGAATTCCTCCTTCCTGTTGAACATTATcatgtaaattatttttcattatttcatgcAAATGAGAAAAACCTTATTATATTACATTATTGACATTGGAAGtacgattttaaaataaattctcagCGAACAATACTAACTTGCTTAACAATGCTCACAGCTGTGTGAACTATTCCCCGGTACCTGTGCTGTCCTGATACTTGAAATGCTAATCGTGCTCTAATCGTATCCAATGGATAGGTTAATGCTACAGCAGTGACTCCTGCTAATGATCCACTCAAGAATTTGGCCA contains:
- the LOC135842256 gene encoding solute carrier family 25 member 16-like, yielding MSSDKDLNFVLKSLLAGGVAGMCSKTAVAPLDRIKILLQAHNDHYKKFGVFTGLKEIVKRESFFALYKGNNAQMVRIFPYAATQFTSFELYKSFLTSVMGNKSHVAKFLSGSLAGVTAVALTYPLDTIRARLAFQVSGQHRYRGIVHTAVSIVKQEGGIRGLYRGFLPTLCGMFPYAGFSFYTFEMLKYSCMKYAPQWTCTPCNRNTGGVVLTVPAKLLCGGFAGAIAQSFSYPLDVTRRRMQLAMMNPETQKFGKGMVSTLVEIYQSNGVVHGLYRGMSINYLRAIPMVAVSFSVYELMKQTLQLDTGMKL